A genome region from Dendrosporobacter quercicolus includes the following:
- a CDS encoding ATP-binding protein, whose translation MLELIQDYIEKLKNVDKQLETLLSDRKIIETELSALTKAIKRQSRVFGAIVSMSNECSFIIDRNATFTYASIAGAQLLGLKQLDVIGKNWRELGLPREVMVPFEAHLKTAFLLGTSVTNVAKVQFPYGIRYMEYYLNPVLGKTLNVDAVFCVIRDVTQHKESETVQQQLTLQYLHENQRLQQLTDAAPMAILTVDGDGFITAINQAAIELLPHISDSFKGPKLYRTSLKLHNDTCGGALIARALNGEEIKSGLFEYNDRHYLISAFPTREKDTGVILGAVAFYQDITEVEKLRKELARLDRLNLIGEMAAGVAHEIRNPMTVVMGYLQMLSGRAEDGLQEKYDIIMEELNRINAIVTDFLSLAKDKLVEKESSNLNEIINSIYPLIMADATKNDIEVKLVLADDMPELLLNEKEIKQLILNLVRNAIEAMKADCRRLGIETHVHDDKVELITSDSGCGIDSQHLNKIFDPFFTTKDNGTGLGLAVCQSIVDRHKGSVEIRSEIGRGTAVIVTLPRS comes from the coding sequence ATGCTTGAATTGATTCAGGATTATATTGAAAAACTAAAAAATGTAGATAAGCAGCTTGAAACTTTACTGTCTGACCGTAAGATTATTGAAACAGAGTTATCGGCTTTAACCAAGGCCATCAAAAGACAGTCCCGCGTATTTGGCGCAATCGTTTCCATGAGCAATGAATGCTCGTTCATCATTGACCGGAATGCCACCTTCACCTATGCCAGCATAGCCGGAGCGCAATTGCTGGGATTGAAGCAATTGGATGTGATCGGAAAAAACTGGCGGGAGCTGGGCTTGCCTCGTGAAGTCATGGTACCATTTGAGGCTCATTTAAAGACGGCTTTTTTACTGGGGACTTCAGTGACAAATGTCGCTAAGGTTCAGTTTCCTTATGGCATCAGGTATATGGAGTATTATTTAAATCCGGTATTGGGTAAAACCCTGAATGTGGATGCGGTTTTTTGCGTCATTCGCGACGTGACCCAGCATAAAGAATCCGAGACTGTTCAGCAACAGCTTACTTTGCAGTATTTACATGAGAATCAGCGTCTCCAGCAGTTAACTGATGCCGCGCCGATGGCCATTCTGACGGTGGACGGCGATGGGTTTATTACGGCTATCAATCAGGCGGCAATTGAACTGCTGCCCCATATCAGCGATAGCTTTAAGGGTCCGAAATTGTACCGGACATCGCTGAAACTGCACAACGATACCTGCGGCGGGGCTTTGATCGCCAGAGCGTTAAACGGCGAAGAAATTAAGTCCGGCCTGTTTGAGTATAATGACCGGCATTATCTGATCAGCGCCTTTCCAACCAGAGAGAAGGATACCGGCGTTATTTTGGGAGCGGTGGCCTTTTATCAGGATATAACTGAAGTGGAGAAGCTGCGTAAAGAACTGGCGCGTCTGGACCGTCTTAATCTTATTGGCGAAATGGCGGCCGGCGTGGCTCATGAAATTAGAAATCCGATGACTGTGGTGATGGGATATTTGCAAATGCTGTCAGGGCGGGCGGAGGATGGCTTGCAGGAAAAATATGATATCATCATGGAGGAACTGAACCGTATCAATGCCATTGTTACCGACTTTTTATCGTTAGCCAAAGATAAATTGGTGGAAAAGGAAAGCAGCAATTTAAATGAAATTATCAACAGTATTTACCCGCTCATTATGGCGGATGCCACCAAAAATGACATTGAAGTTAAGCTTGTTCTGGCTGATGACATGCCGGAGCTGCTGCTGAATGAAAAAGAGATTAAACAATTGATTTTAAATCTGGTGCGCAATGCCATTGAAGCGATGAAAGCAGACTGCCGGAGGCTGGGCATTGAAACACATGTGCATGACGACAAGGTAGAATTAATAACCTCCGACAGCGGCTGCGGCATTGACAGCCAGCATCTGAATAAAATTTTTGATCCCTTTTTCACAACGAAAGATAACGGCACCGGTTTAGGTCTTGCCGTTTGTCAAAGTATTGTTGACCGCCACAAAGGATCTGTGGAAATCCGGTCTGAAATTGGCCGGGGAACAGCGGTGATTGTAACATTGCCGCGCAGCTGA